In Mastigocladopsis repens PCC 10914, a single window of DNA contains:
- a CDS encoding Uma2 family endonuclease → MSITTAKRFTIAEFDRLAELGFFREDDRVELINGEIIPMVSKGKPHSVCETRLERELYKLVGERATLRGQQPIIIPEYNEPEPDRVIVKNREDDYLSTHPHPDDILLLIEISDSSLKYDQEVKLPIYAEAGISHYWIFNLVDNYLENYSEPYQDLQGKFGYRRKLLFLPNESVNLPCFPDLSLDISKVFPKITHQN, encoded by the coding sequence ATGAGCATAACCACCGCTAAACGCTTTACTATAGCTGAATTTGACCGTTTAGCAGAACTTGGTTTCTTTCGTGAGGATGACCGAGTCGAGCTGATCAACGGAGAAATTATCCCAATGGTATCGAAAGGTAAACCGCATTCTGTTTGCGAAACCCGCTTAGAACGAGAGTTATATAAGCTTGTGGGGGAACGTGCAACTCTACGAGGACAACAACCAATTATTATTCCTGAGTACAACGAACCTGAACCAGATAGGGTGATTGTAAAAAATCGAGAAGACGATTATCTCAGCACTCATCCCCATCCAGATGACATATTACTTTTAATTGAGATTTCTGATTCCTCTTTAAAATATGACCAAGAAGTTAAATTACCAATTTATGCTGAAGCGGGTATTTCTCATTATTGGATATTTAATTTAGTAGACAATTATCTGGAAAACTACAGCGAACCTTATCAAGATTTGCAAGGTAAATTTGGTTATCGGAGAAAGTTACTTTTCCTGCCTAACGAATCAGTTAATCTACCGTGTTTTCCTGATTTGTCCTTAGATATATCAAAGGTTTTTCCCAAAATTACCCATCAGAATTGA
- the rimO gene encoding 30S ribosomal protein S12 methylthiotransferase RimO produces MGDKPTIAISHLGCEKNRVDTEHMLGLLVKAGYSVDCNEELADYVIVNTCSFIQAAREESVRTLVELAEANKKIVITGCMAQHFQEQLLEELPEAVAVVGTGDYHKIVDVIQQVDQGKRVKLVSSQPTYIADETTPRYRTTTEGVAYLRVAEGCDYRCAFCIIPHLRGNQRSRTIESIVTEAEQLATQGVQEIILISQITTNYGIDIYGKPKLAELLRALGKVDVPWIRMHYAYPTGLTPDVIAAIQETPNVLPYLDLPLQHSHPDILRAMNRPWQGQVNDGIIERIKEALPEAVLRTTFIVGFPGETEEHFEHLLQFVQRHEFDHVGVFTFSPEEGTPAYNLPNQLPQFVMNERRNALMELQQPISLKKNQQEVGKVVGVLIEQENPVTGEFIGRSGRFSPEVDGQVLVDGEARLGTIVPVVIQTADAYDLFGQVVSN; encoded by the coding sequence ATGGGTGACAAGCCAACAATTGCAATTTCTCACCTAGGCTGCGAGAAAAATCGAGTTGATACAGAACATATGTTAGGACTGCTGGTAAAAGCAGGCTATAGCGTAGATTGTAATGAAGAGTTAGCAGATTATGTTATAGTTAATACATGCAGTTTTATTCAAGCAGCAAGAGAAGAATCTGTCAGGACTTTAGTGGAACTGGCAGAGGCAAATAAAAAAATCGTTATCACAGGCTGTATGGCGCAGCACTTCCAAGAACAGTTATTGGAAGAATTGCCCGAAGCAGTAGCAGTGGTAGGAACCGGGGATTATCACAAAATAGTAGATGTCATTCAGCAGGTAGACCAAGGCAAGCGGGTTAAGCTTGTCAGTTCACAACCAACCTACATTGCTGATGAAACCACACCTCGTTACCGCACCACAACAGAAGGCGTGGCTTACCTGCGTGTTGCCGAAGGTTGTGATTACCGATGTGCTTTTTGCATTATTCCTCACCTGCGGGGAAACCAGCGATCGCGTACCATTGAATCAATAGTTACCGAAGCAGAGCAGTTAGCAACTCAAGGGGTACAGGAAATTATTCTGATTTCCCAAATTACCACCAATTACGGTATTGATATTTACGGCAAGCCAAAGTTAGCCGAATTACTCCGTGCTTTGGGGAAAGTTGATGTGCCGTGGATTCGTATGCACTATGCCTATCCCACCGGACTGACCCCAGATGTGATAGCGGCAATTCAGGAGACACCCAATGTCTTACCTTACCTGGATTTACCCTTACAACATTCCCATCCAGACATTCTCCGCGCCATGAATCGTCCCTGGCAAGGACAGGTGAATGATGGGATTATCGAACGCATTAAAGAGGCGCTACCAGAAGCTGTGCTGCGAACGACATTTATTGTCGGTTTTCCAGGAGAAACTGAGGAACATTTTGAGCATCTGTTGCAGTTCGTCCAGCGTCATGAATTCGACCATGTAGGTGTGTTCACCTTTTCACCAGAAGAAGGAACGCCCGCCTATAACCTGCCAAATCAACTGCCCCAATTCGTCATGAATGAGCGGCGAAACGCATTGATGGAACTCCAACAGCCGATTTCTTTAAAGAAAAATCAGCAGGAAGTTGGCAAAGTGGTCGGTGTTCTGATTGAACAAGAAAACCCCGTAACAGGAGAATTCATTGGTCGTTCTGGTAGATTTTCCCCAGAAGTCGATGGGCAGGTTCTTGTTGATGGGGAAGCACGGTTAGGAACAATCGTGCCAGTAGTTATCCAAACAGCCGATGCATACGACCTTTTTGGTCAAGTTGTCAGCAACTGA
- a CDS encoding vitamin K epoxide reductase family protein, protein MNRRRSTPWIHRWSRILIAAIASVGALTTGYLTVVKFTQGSAACPTNSCDLVLASDYATVFGLPLALFGFLAYGSMATFALAPLAVDPVQNKDTRTKLENWTWLLLLAGAIAMTVFSGYLMYLLFFKIKSLCIYCLASAIFSTSLLVLTIIGRIWEDIGQIFFTAIVVGMVTLIGTLGVYANVNNPEAANGPTLRPNGDPTQGVGWEITTTSGEAEIQLARHLTKIGAKEYIAWWCPHCHEQKQLFGKEAYQEIKKIECDPQGKDAQPDLCKAAGIQGYPTWEINGQLYPNVQSLEKLAQVSSYQGPRNFKNFPDAFK, encoded by the coding sequence ATGAATCGCCGCCGTTCTACCCCCTGGATTCATAGATGGTCGCGGATATTAATTGCCGCGATCGCATCTGTTGGTGCATTAACAACGGGTTATCTTACCGTAGTTAAGTTCACACAAGGCTCTGCCGCTTGCCCCACCAATAGCTGTGATTTAGTCCTTGCTAGCGACTATGCTACAGTTTTCGGGCTGCCTTTAGCCTTGTTTGGCTTTTTAGCTTATGGCAGCATGGCTACCTTCGCCTTGGCGCCTTTAGCAGTTGACCCAGTACAAAATAAAGATACCCGGACAAAGCTGGAAAATTGGACGTGGTTGCTGCTTTTAGCAGGTGCGATCGCCATGACTGTTTTCAGTGGTTACTTAATGTACCTACTGTTTTTCAAAATCAAATCCCTTTGTATCTACTGTCTTGCTTCGGCTATCTTCTCCACCAGCCTCTTAGTACTGACAATTATCGGTCGCATATGGGAAGATATTGGGCAAATCTTCTTTACCGCTATTGTTGTAGGTATGGTAACTTTAATTGGTACTTTAGGCGTCTATGCCAATGTGAATAACCCTGAAGCTGCTAATGGTCCTACCTTAAGACCAAATGGAGATCCCACACAGGGCGTTGGCTGGGAAATCACCACCACCTCTGGTGAGGCAGAGATTCAGTTGGCACGCCACCTAACCAAAATAGGTGCTAAGGAATACATTGCTTGGTGGTGTCCTCATTGCCATGAACAAAAGCAACTGTTTGGTAAAGAGGCGTATCAAGAAATTAAGAAAATTGAGTGCGACCCGCAGGGCAAAGATGCCCAGCCAGATTTGTGCAAAGCAGCTGGCATTCAAGGCTATCCTACTTGGGAAATTAACGGTCAACTTTATCCGAACGTCCAATCATTAGAGAAATTGGCTCAAGTTTCTAGTTACCAAGGTCCTCGCAACTTTAAGAATTTTCCTGACGCTTTCAAGTAG
- a CDS encoding TIGR03279 family radical SAM protein has product MTTIRPVRITKVLPDSIAAEIGFEPGDAIVSINGTSPRDLIDYQFLCADEVLELEVLDATGKTHSIEIEKDYDEDLGLEFETALFDGLIQCNNRCPFCFIDQQPPGKRSSLYLKDDDYRLSFLYGSYLTLTNLTEREWQRIEKMRLSPLYVSVHATEPEVRIRLLKNTRAGQILEQIKWFQKTRLQIHAQVVVCPDINDGIHLEQTLRDLASFHTGEVPAVASVAVVPVGLTRFRPEQDELTPVTREKAREVISQVRLLQQEFRQKFRQSCVWLADEWFLIAGEELPTEAEYKDYPQIDNGVGSIRLFLKQFTQAADKLLPPKIPQRKLTWVVGNAVEQAFQPILKQLNSVEGLEVNMRALNSDYWGQSITVTGLLTGHDLLLKLQGQNLGDGILLPSVMLKHGELIFLDDISVEDVARKLDTKIFPVAGVEEFIQICIKPFNGSNS; this is encoded by the coding sequence ATGACTACTATTCGTCCTGTCCGAATTACTAAAGTACTACCAGATTCCATCGCCGCAGAAATTGGATTTGAACCAGGAGATGCAATTGTTAGCATTAACGGTACATCTCCTCGCGATTTGATAGATTATCAGTTTTTGTGTGCTGATGAGGTATTGGAACTAGAAGTTTTAGACGCTACTGGCAAAACTCATTCTATTGAAATTGAAAAAGACTATGATGAAGACTTAGGGCTGGAGTTTGAAACGGCTCTATTTGATGGTTTGATTCAGTGCAATAACCGTTGCCCGTTTTGCTTTATTGACCAGCAACCGCCAGGTAAGCGTTCAAGCTTGTACCTGAAAGACGATGATTATCGCCTGAGCTTTTTGTATGGGTCTTACTTAACTCTTACCAATTTAACAGAACGAGAATGGCAGCGAATTGAAAAAATGCGGCTATCTCCTTTGTACGTGTCTGTCCATGCGACTGAACCCGAAGTTAGAATTAGACTGCTGAAAAATACCCGTGCAGGACAAATCCTGGAGCAAATTAAGTGGTTCCAAAAAACAAGACTGCAAATTCACGCACAAGTCGTGGTCTGTCCTGATATCAATGATGGCATCCACCTGGAACAGACATTACGAGATTTAGCTTCTTTTCATACGGGAGAAGTCCCTGCTGTTGCCTCTGTGGCAGTCGTACCAGTCGGTTTGACGCGGTTTCGTCCAGAACAAGATGAACTCACACCTGTCACTAGAGAAAAAGCGCGGGAAGTCATTTCCCAAGTGCGATTGCTACAGCAGGAATTTCGTCAGAAATTTCGACAAAGCTGCGTTTGGCTGGCTGATGAATGGTTTTTGATTGCTGGTGAGGAATTGCCAACTGAAGCAGAATACAAAGATTATCCTCAAATAGATAACGGTGTCGGTTCTATTCGTTTATTTCTCAAACAATTTACACAAGCAGCAGACAAGTTGCTACCGCCAAAAATTCCACAGAGAAAACTAACTTGGGTCGTTGGCAACGCTGTAGAACAAGCATTTCAGCCAATTCTGAAGCAGTTGAACTCGGTCGAGGGTCTAGAAGTGAATATGCGTGCTTTAAATAGCGATTATTGGGGACAAAGTATTACTGTTACTGGCTTGCTGACTGGTCATGATTTGCTTTTGAAGTTACAGGGGCAGAATTTGGGAGACGGAATTTTGCTGCCAAGTGTCATGCTCAAGCATGGCGAATTGATATTTTTAGATGATATAAGTGTTGAGGATGTGGCTCGCAAGTTGGATACAAAAATATTTCCCGTGGCGGGAGTTGAAGAATTCATTCAAATCTGCATCAAACCATTTAACGGAAGCAATAGTTAA
- a CDS encoding CHASE2 domain-containing protein, translating to MRLLFALQQSLHQRRREIFTASSVAVCILLLRSFGLMQSSEWAALDYLFQLRPQEPPEERITIVAIDEASLDQIGSWPIPDYYIAQLLQKLKDNQPRAIGLDIYRNLPVEPGYQDLVYAYKSTPNLVGIQLLSNNKNVSVPPPPLLNQRHQVGFNNVVYDADGKVRRSLLYWHVDNQAHESFALKLALLYLKAKGITPKRAKSNPEYLRLGKAEFHRFQPNYGGYIGADNKGYQMLSNFRKVDSRNSTVEGYSFRRVSLRDVLNGQVQPSWIKDRIVLIGSTASSLQDFVFFPYSSRLIGTVKPVAGIELQAYFISEIISAALEGRPLLKVWSDPIEWFWICAWAYVGAVVSKQIKRPGISCLSILLFCFVLTGSAYLALLFAWWIPIVPALLTFNGSAIAIIYQVAYRQEELKRSKEFLHQVINTIPDPIFVKNEKHQWIVLNEAYCQFIGYPENVLIERSDYDFFPQHEADIFRASDELVFQSQQPHENEEEFTDSHGMTHVIATKRSLHKDAAGNFFLVGVIRDITMRKRMEDELRRAAADLSRINQELKIKEDHLRYLAYHDPLTGLPNRKFFAEQLQESLLWAQEHNLLIGLLFIDLDGFKQVNDTLGHEMGDRLLVTIARRLTHCLRSSDTVSRLGGDEFTVILRAIPKVPVAARVAEKILATITEPILLEGHLTIISASIGISVYPRNSQDSEILIKLADNAMYRAKHLGKNCYEFA from the coding sequence ATGAGGTTACTGTTTGCTCTGCAACAATCACTTCATCAACGACGTAGGGAAATTTTTACCGCCTCTAGCGTAGCAGTCTGTATTCTCTTGCTACGCTCTTTTGGATTGATGCAATCTTCAGAATGGGCAGCCTTGGATTACCTTTTTCAGTTGCGTCCACAGGAGCCACCAGAAGAACGTATTACAATTGTAGCGATTGACGAAGCTTCTTTAGACCAAATCGGTTCATGGCCAATTCCAGACTACTATATTGCTCAACTGTTGCAAAAATTAAAAGATAACCAACCTCGAGCTATTGGCTTAGATATCTACCGTAATTTGCCAGTAGAACCGGGTTATCAGGATTTGGTTTATGCTTATAAGTCCACACCAAATTTGGTTGGTATTCAACTCCTATCCAATAATAAAAATGTCAGTGTTCCACCACCACCCCTATTGAATCAGCGGCACCAAGTAGGTTTTAACAATGTGGTGTACGATGCTGATGGCAAAGTACGTCGCAGCTTGTTGTACTGGCATGTTGATAATCAAGCACACGAAAGTTTTGCCTTGAAGCTGGCTTTACTGTATTTAAAAGCAAAGGGGATTACTCCCAAGAGAGCAAAAAGTAATCCTGAGTATTTGCGCTTAGGTAAGGCTGAGTTTCATCGTTTTCAGCCTAATTATGGTGGATACATAGGTGCAGATAACAAAGGATACCAAATGTTGTCCAATTTCCGCAAAGTTGACAGCAGAAACTCAACAGTGGAAGGTTATAGCTTCCGCAGGGTATCTTTGCGAGATGTGCTCAACGGTCAGGTTCAACCAAGCTGGATTAAAGACCGCATTGTGCTTATTGGTTCCACCGCTAGCAGTCTCCAGGATTTTGTGTTCTTCCCATATTCCAGCCGTCTGATTGGTACAGTCAAGCCTGTGGCTGGTATTGAACTACAAGCTTATTTTATCAGTGAGATTATTTCAGCCGCCCTTGAAGGAAGACCTTTACTCAAAGTTTGGTCTGATCCCATAGAATGGTTTTGGATTTGTGCTTGGGCTTATGTGGGAGCAGTCGTCAGCAAGCAAATAAAACGTCCTGGCATAAGCTGCCTAAGCATTCTACTATTTTGCTTTGTACTTACTGGAAGTGCCTACCTTGCTTTGTTATTTGCGTGGTGGATACCAATTGTACCTGCGTTGCTAACCTTTAATGGTTCAGCTATTGCAATCATTTATCAAGTTGCCTATCGTCAGGAAGAGTTGAAACGCTCCAAAGAGTTTTTGCACCAAGTCATTAATACAATTCCTGACCCAATTTTTGTCAAAAATGAAAAACATCAGTGGATTGTTTTAAATGAGGCATATTGTCAATTCATTGGTTATCCTGAAAATGTGTTAATAGAAAGGTCTGATTATGACTTTTTCCCCCAGCATGAAGCAGATATTTTTCGCGCCTCAGATGAGTTAGTTTTCCAAAGTCAGCAACCTCATGAAAACGAAGAAGAATTTACAGACTCTCATGGGATGACTCATGTGATTGCTACAAAGCGATCGCTTCATAAAGATGCTGCTGGCAATTTCTTCTTAGTTGGGGTGATCCGAGATATTACCATGCGTAAGCGGATGGAAGACGAACTCAGACGCGCTGCTGCTGACTTGTCGCGCATAAACCAAGAATTAAAAATAAAAGAAGACCACTTACGTTATCTTGCTTATCACGACCCTCTGACCGGTCTACCTAATCGTAAATTTTTTGCAGAACAACTTCAAGAGTCGCTTCTGTGGGCACAGGAGCATAATTTGTTGATTGGTCTGCTATTTATTGACCTAGATGGCTTTAAACAGGTTAATGATACCCTTGGGCATGAGATGGGCGATCGCCTCTTAGTCACCATTGCCCGACGCCTCACTCACTGCTTACGTAGCAGTGATACTGTTTCTCGCTTGGGTGGTGATGAGTTCACCGTCATTTTACGGGCAATTCCCAAGGTACCAGTTGCTGCTAGAGTCGCTGAAAAAATTCTAGCAACTATTACTGAGCCGATTCTTCTAGAAGGACATTTGACTATCATCTCTGCCAGTATTGGTATCAGTGTCTACCCAAGGAACAGCCAAGACAGTGAAATCTTGATTAAGCTGGCGGATAACGCTATGTACCGTGCCAAGCACCTCGGCAAAAATTGCTATGAGTTTGCCTAA
- the btpA gene encoding photosystem I biogenesis protein BtpA, whose translation MDLYQLFKTRTPIIGVVHLLPLPTSPRWGGSLKAVIDRAEQEATALASGGVDGIMVENFFDAPFTKNQVDPAVVSAMTVVVQRIQNLVMLPVGINVLRNDARSAMAIATCVRAQFIRVNVLTGVMATDQGIIEGEAYQLLRYRRELGSDVKIFADVLVKHARPLSAVNLTTAVQDTIERGLADAVIMSGWSTGDPPNLEDLELATAAANGTPVFIGSGASWENIATLMQAADGVIVSSALKRHGRREQPIDPNRVSQFVEAARKSWNSKGETQSIPSVKLHS comes from the coding sequence GTGGACTTATATCAGCTATTTAAAACCCGAACACCAATTATTGGCGTAGTTCACCTACTACCGTTACCAACCTCGCCCCGTTGGGGAGGTAGCCTCAAAGCAGTGATTGACCGTGCCGAACAAGAAGCAACAGCCCTAGCAAGTGGAGGGGTTGACGGCATTATGGTAGAGAATTTTTTCGATGCGCCGTTTACCAAAAACCAGGTTGACCCGGCGGTTGTGAGTGCCATGACCGTCGTGGTACAGCGGATACAGAATTTGGTGATGCTCCCTGTGGGGATAAATGTTTTACGGAACGACGCCAGAAGCGCTATGGCGATCGCCACCTGCGTTAGAGCGCAATTTATCCGCGTTAATGTACTCACAGGTGTGATGGCAACCGACCAGGGCATAATTGAGGGAGAAGCTTATCAACTCCTGCGCTATCGGCGAGAGTTAGGCAGCGATGTGAAAATTTTTGCCGATGTGTTGGTCAAGCACGCTCGTCCGTTGAGTGCTGTCAATCTCACCACCGCAGTGCAAGACACAATCGAGCGTGGTTTAGCAGATGCGGTAATTATGTCTGGCTGGTCTACTGGTGATCCTCCAAACTTAGAAGATTTGGAATTAGCAACTGCTGCTGCTAACGGGACTCCAGTGTTTATTGGCAGTGGAGCAAGTTGGGAAAACATTGCTACACTCATGCAGGCGGCAGATGGTGTCATTGTTTCCAGTGCTTTGAAACGCCACGGTCGCCGCGAGCAACCTATAGATCCAAATCGGGTCAGTCAGTTTGTGGAAGCTGCACGCAAAAGTTGGAACTCTAAAGGTGAAACACAATCAATTCCTTCTGTAAAGCTACACTCGTAG
- a CDS encoding undecaprenyl-diphosphate phosphatase — translation MATILEAGSTQWYGLLYPVWAQLAQVGEIQNATASGEANLIQQLIQAFILGIIQGITEFLPISSTAHLEVFTKAFGWELLGQKSFVATIQFGSVIAVLLYFRKDISQILSGSWAAFQQKDWRRDEWQLLVGIAIGTLPILVVGFLLKDALNDENSVINSMTTIAIDSIVLAILLGAAEKFGSRKRDFSALKMQDGLLIGLGQMLALAPGVSRSGSTLTTALFLGLQRQTAAKFSFLLGIPSLTIATLYEFLKEALGKIDLVLVSVGVLSAFVFSYISIAWLLRYLQTHNNWVFIWYRLAFGATILGAIAAGVLKNT, via the coding sequence ATGGCAACAATATTAGAAGCGGGTAGTACACAGTGGTACGGGTTGTTGTATCCTGTGTGGGCACAACTGGCACAGGTGGGAGAAATTCAAAACGCTACAGCGAGTGGTGAAGCCAACCTTATCCAGCAACTCATTCAGGCATTTATCTTAGGGATCATCCAAGGCATAACAGAATTTCTACCCATTAGTAGTACTGCTCATTTGGAAGTTTTTACCAAAGCATTCGGCTGGGAACTTTTGGGACAAAAGTCATTTGTAGCGACGATTCAATTTGGCAGCGTCATTGCTGTCTTGTTGTATTTTCGCAAAGACATCAGTCAAATTTTGAGTGGAAGCTGGGCCGCTTTCCAACAAAAAGACTGGCGGCGAGATGAATGGCAATTGCTAGTGGGTATAGCAATAGGCACATTGCCGATTTTAGTAGTGGGCTTTTTGCTTAAGGATGCCCTTAATGACGAAAACTCCGTGATTAACAGCATGACCACCATTGCCATTGATTCAATTGTGCTAGCAATTTTGTTAGGAGCAGCAGAAAAATTTGGTAGCCGCAAGCGGGATTTTAGCGCTTTGAAGATGCAAGATGGACTGCTGATAGGGTTGGGTCAAATGCTGGCTTTAGCGCCTGGTGTGTCCCGTTCTGGTTCGACTTTAACGACTGCCTTGTTTTTGGGACTCCAAAGGCAAACAGCGGCAAAATTTTCGTTTCTTTTGGGTATTCCATCCTTGACAATTGCTACTTTATATGAGTTTTTAAAAGAGGCATTAGGCAAAATTGATTTGGTATTGGTGAGCGTCGGGGTACTTTCAGCTTTTGTATTTTCTTATATATCCATTGCTTGGTTGCTGCGGTATCTTCAAACCCATAACAACTGGGTCTTTATCTGGTATCGCTTGGCATTTGGGGCTACAATTCTGGGTGCGATCGCGGCTGGGGTATTAAAAAATACTTAG
- a CDS encoding DEAD/DEAH box helicase, with protein sequence MNLSFLELGISQERVQQLETLGFTAPTNIQAQAIPHLLAGRDVVGQSHTGTGKTAAFSLPIVDQLDVNQKVVQAVVLTPTRELAIQVHDAISTFIGNQGLRVLAIYGGQSIERQMSQLKRGVHMVVGTPGRVIDLLERGSLKLDKVKWLVLDEADEMLSMGFIDDVDKILSQAPQERQTALFSATMPPSIRQLVNKFLRSPVTVTVEQPKAAPNKINQVAYLVPRHWTKAKALQPILEMEDPESALIFVRTRRTAAELTNQLQAAGHSVDEYHGDLSQQARERLLTRFRNRQVRWVVATDIAARGLDVDQLSHVINFDLPDSAETYVHRIGRTGRAGKEGTAISLVQPFERRKQQLFERHIRQSWQLLSIPTRTQIEARHIDKLQTQVREALAGERLASFLPIVSKLSEEYDAQAIAAAALQIAYDQTRPAWLQSELDLPEEEIMQPTPKPRLRSNRRGEFSGERTRSAWVSSDASATEGDKRTPKPKLRTGRRETSMSPKKLGSSAARETAS encoded by the coding sequence ATGAATCTTTCTTTTCTAGAATTAGGAATTTCACAAGAGCGTGTTCAGCAATTAGAAACACTAGGCTTTACCGCACCAACAAACATTCAAGCGCAAGCAATTCCCCACCTACTAGCAGGTCGTGATGTCGTAGGTCAATCCCACACGGGAACAGGAAAAACGGCGGCATTTTCCCTGCCGATTGTAGATCAGCTGGATGTGAATCAAAAAGTTGTCCAAGCTGTGGTTCTGACGCCGACTCGTGAGTTAGCTATCCAAGTTCACGATGCTATCAGCACCTTCATTGGAAACCAAGGATTGCGGGTTTTAGCAATCTACGGTGGTCAATCGATTGAGCGCCAAATGTCACAACTCAAACGCGGCGTTCACATGGTGGTCGGTACGCCAGGGCGAGTTATAGACCTCCTGGAAAGAGGTAGTTTGAAGCTGGATAAGGTGAAGTGGTTGGTCTTAGATGAAGCCGATGAAATGTTGAGCATGGGCTTTATCGACGATGTAGACAAAATTCTCTCCCAAGCACCACAAGAGCGTCAGACAGCTTTATTCTCAGCAACAATGCCACCTTCGATTCGCCAATTGGTGAATAAGTTCTTGCGATCGCCAGTCACAGTCACCGTTGAGCAGCCAAAAGCCGCTCCTAACAAAATCAATCAAGTCGCTTATCTTGTCCCGCGCCACTGGACGAAAGCCAAAGCATTACAGCCCATCCTGGAAATGGAAGACCCAGAATCAGCTTTAATCTTTGTCCGCACCAGACGTACAGCAGCAGAACTCACCAATCAACTGCAAGCAGCAGGTCACAGTGTCGATGAATACCACGGTGATTTGTCACAACAAGCGCGAGAACGCTTACTGACAAGGTTCCGCAATCGTCAAGTACGCTGGGTGGTAGCCACCGATATTGCGGCACGGGGTTTGGACGTTGACCAATTGTCTCACGTCATTAACTTCGACTTACCAGATAGCGCAGAAACCTACGTCCACCGCATTGGTCGTACTGGTCGAGCAGGTAAAGAAGGCACAGCAATTTCTCTAGTGCAGCCCTTTGAGCGACGCAAGCAGCAACTGTTTGAACGCCATATCCGGCAAAGTTGGCAACTGCTGTCGATTCCGACACGGACACAAATTGAAGCACGGCATATAGATAAACTACAAACTCAGGTAAGAGAAGCCTTAGCTGGTGAGCGTTTGGCTTCATTTTTACCGATTGTCAGCAAGTTGAGTGAAGAATACGATGCTCAGGCGATCGCTGCGGCGGCGTTGCAAATCGCTTACGACCAAACTCGTCCTGCTTGGCTGCAATCAGAACTTGACCTTCCAGAAGAAGAGATCATGCAGCCAACTCCCAAACCCAGACTGCGGTCAAACCGTCGCGGCGAATTTTCTGGTGAACGCACTCGTTCCGCTTGGGTCTCATCAGACGCCAGCGCGACAGAAGGAGACAAACGCACTCCCAAGCCCAAATTGCGGACAGGGCGCCGGGAGACTTCCATGTCTCCAAAAAAGCTAGGTTCCAGTGCAGCTAGAGAAACAGCTTCTTAG